A genome region from Bombus terrestris chromosome 10, iyBomTerr1.2, whole genome shotgun sequence includes the following:
- the LOC100649484 gene encoding moesin/ezrin/radixin homolog 1 isoform X3: MNQEVKKETPLQFKFRAKFYPEDVAEELIQDITLRLFYLQVKNAILTDEIYCPPETSVLLASYAVQAKHGDFQKGTHTAGFLINDRLLPQRVVDQHKMSKEEWESSITNWWQEHRGMLREDAMMEYLKIAQDLEMYGVNYFEIRNKKGTDLWLGVDALGLNIYEKDDKLTPKIGFPWSEIRNISFNEKKFIIKPIDKKAPDFVFFATRVKINKRILALCMGNHELYMRRRKPDTIDVQQMKAQAREEKIAKQQQREKLQLEIAARERAERKQQEYEERLRNMAEEMDRRQAELNEAQEMIRRLEEHLRQLQAAKEELEDRQKELTAMMEKLELSHEMEAAERAKLEQEIRAKQEEIQRIQSEVVAKDAEARRLEEVFEAAKLRQEEADRAYQASTTPHHHHVEENEEGEEEGEDEVSHGDVTKDLATDESIIDPVEERRTLAERNERLHDQLKALKQDLAQSRDESKETVMDKIHRENVKQGRDKYKTLREIRKGNTKRRVDQFENM; this comes from the exons ATGAACCAAGAAGTCAAGAAAGAGACTCCCCTGCAATTCAAATTTCGCGCCAAGTTTTATCCCGAAGACGTTGCCGAGGAATTGATTCAAGATATCACGCTGCGTCTCTTTTATCTTCAG GTGAAGAACGCTATTTTGACGGATGAAATCTACTGTCCTCCAGAAACATCTGTATTGTTAGCGTCTTACGCAGTCCAAGCGAAACACGGAGATTTTCAAAAAGGTACACATACTGCCGGCTTTTTAATAAATGACCGCTTGTTACCGCAACGAGTCGTGGATCAACATAAAATGAGTAAGGAGGAATGGGAGAGTTCCATCACTAATTGGTGGCAAGAACATCGTGGTATGTTACGTGAAGATGCTATGATGGAATACCTAAAAATCGCGCAG GATTTGGAGATGTACGGAGTGAATTActtcgaaattcgtaataaaaaagGTACAGACCTGTGGCTCGGTGTTGATGCTTTGGGTTTGAACATTTACGAAAAAGATGACAAATTGACACCAAAAATTGGTTTTCCATGGTCTGAGATAAGAAATATCTCATTTAACgagaagaaatttataattaaaccaATTGATAAGAAGGCACCAGACTTCGTCTTTTTTGCAACTAGAGTTAAGATCAATAAACGAATTTTAGCACTGTGTATGGGTAATCACGAACTCTACATGCGTAGACGTAAACCAGATACAATTGATGTACAGCAAATGAAG GCGCAAGCAAGAGAAGAGAAAATTGCAAAACAACAACAGAGAGAAAAGTTACAGTTAGAAATAGCTGCAAGAGAACGTGCTGAGAGAAAACAACAAGAATATGAAGAACGACTTCGAAATATGGCAGAAGAAATGGACAGGCGGCAAGCTGAATTAAACGAAGCTCAAGAAATGATCCGACGTTTAGAAGAACATCTTAGACAGTTACAAGCTGCGAAGGAGGAATTAGAGGATCGTCAGAAA GAACTTACGGCTATGATGGAAAAACTTGAACTTTCACATGAGATGGAAGCAGCTGAGCGTGCTAAACTTGAGCAAGAAATACGAGCTAAGCAAGAAGAAATACAACGTATACAATCTGAGGTAGTGGCGAAGGATGCTGAAGCAAGGAGGCTAGAAGAAGTATTTGAAGCTGCTAA ATTAAGGCAGGAAGAAGCCGATCGAGCATATCAAGCTAGTACAACGCCGCATCATCATCATgttgaagaaaatgaagaaggtGAAGAGGAAGGAGAAGACGAAGTTTCTCATGGTGATGTTACTAAAGATCTTGCAACTGATGAATCGATAATTGATCCTGTTGAGGAGCGACGTACGTTGGCAGAAAGAAACGAACGCCTTCACGATCAACTTAAG gCATTGAAACAAGATCTTGCACAGTCACGCGACGAGTCAAAAGAAACTGTTATGGATAAAATCCATAGGGAAAACGTCAAACAAGGTCGCGATAAATACAAAACGCTTCGTGAAATTCGTAAAGGCAATACTAAACGTCGTGTTGATCAATTTGagaacatgtaa
- the LOC100650064 gene encoding mitogen-activated protein kinase kinase kinase 4, giving the protein MFRYDIQSHVTENSFSGSSDDDNGYVRKKGSSCPTSEFDDSFQAMCDIYGQTPPRTRLNRKKRYMRQKLNGGETKSLEKDIPSKAAIRRRNTLDNIIFNEMCDKADKDCENEVNQDIAKEGSRKCKRTLKVLRGTERDLKLDMEAAYNYNEKFGPHQVSTPNHMKIETRNRFRSLRSKPVDVEERKPKIKLTEKIPITDDREPIAQSPKTLSLKERELFHDTFSFLIKLGSTERNCRRQISHEETRWQNELKDLIWLELQAHHADRSPMAQDEYLCKQREAVEGLLKEIMEYRYDPIASVKNDNTPWININTTRIDRIVNVGSSPNIELGICPGCLSMYCRACARAQGEALQQVEGLLSRLEVAEALYPSSQAFAAHYPLYKSTEFIGRVKAMCLWYNMTKHHRLKLQILGKLLMMSHTKKKHDDTGDSGISSRSSDVTDHLEWKQTLVRFEVSNQQDENSSPSDSNNSNNSSGLSFVQSWPSTPESSFTYAEDDKNDRFDFYLVEFDRQAYRKYIEDVLKTRGLRKSLNFLERLHTSVLRKARLTLEKSDISESNNTLNEEYEGDEELRRYGVWSPEARELNLPSYRAAFVFLSRVPLDVVHEFLRMRLEQKPEQPSPLSVRQLMRELREGLRIACIHRDRFAAHSCAAVANNNDNCENLFQENVKDFDESLKAVFEVYLDYLQQWVDMVQHDSFHKNLIMDEWMFVKSIAGNILNGYEIAGVKFCEIAKTMIEQVKEYLNERPREIQENFEDWNDDDWSNRFQRMFVRREWQGMFVEAREKVVKGVMLAKCLKRDIVNWSIFDKELEESLTSLKDTVMDLRLDITNVIENFQRDLKKIEESNYEYDRSAIRSRIREILHQAYRMGFDYHKETCKLFALEEKAILAESLVSFAFLWMEFVRTRCERGRGLRPRWANQGLEFLITVCEPHNTKHLTDEEFEELKTCMDRCISHVVGSASTATNETENLKRLPHSRASSPCHTRSRTASLSLPQKSKDNVRSPDIPSSRKSFSSSVVDGNVGITINSSERTIPRQERINRAIRKVECDIDERLKGRELIGQVTDRKAVDRVRIKARRVTFTWQRGIKIGQGRFGKVYTIVNNQTGELLAMKEVQFQPGDHRAIRRVAEELQIFEGIQYKHLVRYYGLEIHREEMLIFMEFCAEGTLESLVAGSGNGLPESLVRKYTHQLLSAVAVLHSHGIVHRDIKSANIFLTDEGNCLKLGDFGSAVQIKAHTTMPGELQGFVGTQAYMAPEVFMKSESSGHGRAADIWSVGCCVIEMASGRRPWSDYDSNYQIMFKVGMGETPALPKNISIEGDNLIRKCLQHDPKKRLTANALLTLPFTQAYEDVNADLLILRQ; this is encoded by the exons ATGTTTCGTTATGATATACAAAGTCATGTTACAGAAAATTCATTCTCAGGTTCATCCGACGATGATAATGGCTATGTTAG AAAAAAAGGTTCAAGCTGTCCGACAAGTGAATTCGATGACTCGTTTCAAGCAATGTGCGATATATATGGACAGACACCACCGAGAACTCGACTTAATCGAAAAAAGCGATACATGAGACAGAAACTTAATGGAGG ggAAACGAAATCGTTAGAAAAAGACATACCGTCGAAAGCAGCGATCCGCAGGCGCAATACTCTGGACAacattatttttaacgaaatgtGTGATAAAGCAGATAAGGATTGTGAAAACGAGGTAAACCAGGATATAGCGAAGGAAggaagtcgaaaatgtaaaaggaCATTGAAAGTGTTACGTGGAACTGAAAGAGATTTAAAACTGGATATGGAGGCAGCCTATAATTATAACGAGAAATTTGGTCCTCATCAAGTATCTACTCCTAATCATATGAAG aTTGAAACTCGAAATAGATTCCGTAGCTTGCGATCCAAACCTGTTGATGTAGAAGAGAGAAAGCCTAAAATTAAACTTACCGAGAAAATTCCAATTACTGATGATAGGGAACCGATCGCGCAATCACCAAAAACGTTGAGTCTTAAAGAACGGGAATTATTTCATGATACattctcttttttaattaaattg GGAAGTACGGAACGTAATTGCCGTCGGCAAATCAGTCATGAAGAAACGCGGTGGCAAAACGAATTGAAAGATCTAATATGGCTAGAACTACAAGCCCACCATGCTGATCGGAGTCCAATGGCTCAAGATGAGTACTTGTGCAAGCAACGTGAGGCTGTAGAAGGTTTACTTAAAGAAATAATGGAGTATAG ATATGATCCTATTGCGAGTGTAAAGAATGATAATACGCCTTGGATTAATATTAATACCACGCGTATTGATCGAATAGTGAACGTAGGATCTAGTCCAAATATAGAATTAGGTATTTGTCCAGGTTGTCTTTCGATGTACTGTAGAGCATGTGCACGAGCACAAGGTGAAGCTTTACAGCAAGTAGAAGGATTACTGTCTAGGCTAGAGGTAGCAGAAGCACTTTATCCTTCGTCACAAGCCTTTGCTGCACATTATCCTTTATACAAAAGTACAGAATTTATTGGTAGAGTGAAGGCAATGTGTCTTTGGTATAATATGACTAAGCATCATCGACTCAAATTACAAATACTGGGAAAATTATTAATGATGTCGCATACAAAGAAAAAACACGATGATACTGGAGATTCTGGAATAAG tTCACGATCTTCCGATGTGACCGATCATTTAGAGTGGAAGCAAACTTTGGTACGATTTGAAGTATCAAACCAACAAGATGAAAATTCCAGCCCTTCagatagtaataatagtaataattcttCTGGTTTATCTTTCGTACAATCCTGGCCTTCTACTCCTGAATCGTCATTTACATATGCAGAAGATGATAAAAACGATAGATTTGACTTTTACCTAGTTGAATTCGATCGGCAAGCTTACAG GAAGTATATTGAAGATGTATTAAAGACTAGAGGTTTAAGAAAAAGTTTAAATTTTCTTGAGAGATTACATACTTCTGTCTTAAGGAAAGCAAGGTTGACGTTAGAAAAAAGTGATATAAGTGAATCTAATAATACTTTGAACGAAGAATATGAAGGCGATGAAGAATTGCGACGATATGGCGTGTGGAGTCCCGAAGCAAGAGAATTAAATCTTCCATCTTATAG gGCTGCTTTCGTGTTTTTGTCTCGAGTTCCGTTAGATGTTGTTCATGAGTTTTTAAGAATGAGATTAGAACAAAAACCAGAACAACCTAGTCCACTATCAGTTCGACAACTTATGCGTGAACTTAGGGAAGGTCTTAGAATTGCATGTATCCATCGCGACAGATTTGCAGCTCATTCTTGTGCAGCAGTTgccaataataatgataattgcgaaaatttatttcaagaaaACGTGAAAGATTTCGATGAAAGTTTAAAGGCTGTTTTTGAAGTATATCTTGATTACCTTCAGCAGTGGGTAGATATGGTACAGCATGACAGTTTCCACAAAAATTTGATTATGGATGAGTGGATGTTTGTAAAatcaatagcaggaaatatattaaATGGATACGAGATTGCGGGAGTTAAATTCTG TGAAATCGCAAAAACCATGATTGAACAAGTTAAAGAATACCTTAACGAGAGACCACGAGAGATTCAGGAAAATTTTGAGGATTGGAATGATGATGATTGGTCAAACAG ATTTCAGCGAATGTTTGTACGACGTGAATGGCAAGGAATGTTTGTAGAAGCTCGGGAGAAGGTGGTTAAAGGTGTTATGCTTGCTAAGTGTTTGAAACGTGATATTGTAAATTGGTCTATCTTTGACAAAGAATTAGAGGAATCATTAACATCTTTAAAG GATACAGTTATGGATCTCAGACTCGATATCACAAACgttattgaaaattttcaacGTGATCTCAAAAAGATAGAAGAATCAAATTATGAATATGATCGATCTGCTATACGTTCAAGAATAAGGGAAATACTTCATCAGGCTTATCGAATGGGTTTTGATTACCATAAAGAAACATGTAAACTATTTGCACTTGAAGAAAAAGCTATTTTAGCTGAAAGTCTGGTTTCTTTCGCCTTTTTGTGGATGGAGTTTGTTAGAACACGATGTGAACGTGGAAGAGGTTTACGACCTAGGTGGGCAAATCAAggtttagaatttttaattacagtATGCGAACCACATAATACCAAACATTTAACTGATGAAGAATTTGAGGAATTAAAAACCTGTATGGATCGTTGTATTTCGCACGTTGTTGGAAGTGCAAGTACTGCTACAAATGAAACAGAAA ATTTAAAAAGGTTACCTCATTCAAGAGCGTCTTCACCTTGTCATACTAGAAGCAGAACTGCGAGTTTAAGTCTCCCTCAGAAATCTAAAGATAATGTTAGATCTCCAGATATTCCAAGTTCTAGAAAATCCTTTTCATCAAGTGTGGTTGATGGAAATGTAGGTATTACTATAAATAGTTCTGAACGTACTATACCCAGGCAGGAAAGAATCAATCGGGCTATAAGAAAAGTAGAATGTGATATTGACGAGAGATTAAAAGGCCGCGAACTTATAGGGCAAGTTACTGATAGAAAAGCTGTTGATAGAGTTCGTATTAAAGCAAGAAGAGTTACCTTTACTTGGCAAAGAGGTATCAAAATAG GACAAGGAAGATTTGGTAAAGTATATACCATAGTCAACAATCAAACTGGTGAGTTATTAGCTATGAAAGAAGTTCAGTTTCAACCTGGGGATCATAGAGCAATTAGACGTGTTGCTGAAGAGCTACAAATATTTGAAGGAATTCAATACAAACATTTAGTACGATACTACGGACTAGAAATTCATCGT GAAGAAATGttaatttttatggaattttgCGCCGAGGGAACGTTGGAAAGTTTAGTAGCGGGCAGTGGAAATGGTCTACCAGAGTCATTAGTTAGAAAATATACACATCAACTTCTTTCAGCTGTAGCAGTACTCCATTCGCATGGAATAGTACATCGCGACATTAAAT CTGCAAACATTTTTTTAACGGATGAGGGAAATTGTTTGAAACTTGGTGATTTTGGAAGTGCTGTGCAAATTAAAGCACATACTACTATGCCGGGTGAATTACAAGGTTTTGTTGGTACTCAAG ctTACATGGCACCGGAAGTATTTATGAAATCAGAAAGTAGTGGACATGGTAGAGCTGCTGATATTTGGTCAGTTGGTTGCTGCGTTATAGAAATGGCGAGTGGACGAAGACCTTGGTCAGATTATGATTCTAATTATCAAATTATGTTTAAG GTGGGAATGGGCGAAACTCCAGCATTGCccaaaaatatttccattgaaGGAGATAACCTAATTAGAAAATGTTTACAACATGATCCAAAGAAAAGGTTGACAGCAAATGCCTTACTTACACTTCCGTTTACACAAGCATACGAAGATGTTAACGCCGACTTATTGATACTGCGACAATAA